The Gracilibacillus caseinilyticus genome segment TCTAATTCTTCTAGAGGGATCCAATTTACAACCGATTGATGAAGATCCGGATATTGTAGTAATCGTGGTACGGAGTTTTCTTTATCAATCCTTTTAAAAAGTATCTAATTGATCTAGATTATTTTCTTTAATACCGTCAGGTTCACTACGGATAATGTCTCGACCATACTTATGAAATACGTCAACATGCTCCAATTTTCCTGCTTTTGCTTCATCAATTGCGGTTACGTAGTCTAACTCTCTGCTACTATTCGTTTTAAATGCAATAATATCGCCCTCATCATTTTTTCGAACAGCAACAATTTGTTCTTTTCCAAGCTCTCCTGATGCTGGCACTTCCTGCTGAGCTTGTTCCTCCCCTTGCTGTTTATAATCTTGAAATATTTTCTCGAATTCTTGATTGTCCATATTCTACACCTCCTGAACATACATTTAGTTTATAACGAAGGGAAATTTTTATGTGTAATCTCTCCCCCAGCTTATGGAGAGCACATAATCGATTTAATTTATCGCAAAATAATGGTGCAGGTTGACGTATATAGTAATCCGCATTACTCTGAATAAAGATGTACGAATTGAAGCATTAAAAGGAGCATTAAAAATGAATAAAACCCAATCATTAAATGAAGTATTACCTGACCTGAAACCATTTCTTCAAACCACATGGGATAAATCCGGATATGAAAAGCTAACAGCCATTCAACTACATACGGCCCGTTTTATAATCAACGGAAAAGATATCATTGCTGAGTCACCAACAGGCAGCGGTAAAACGCTAGCTTACCTTTTACCGCTTTTGCAACAAATCGACCCAACTCAAAAAAATACCCAAGTTGTTATCTTAGCATCATCCCATGAACTAGTGATGCAAATAAATCAAGAAGTTCAGGAGTGGTCAAGGGATAGTGGAATTGGAAGTGCTACACTGATTGGTGGAGCAAACGTAAAACGACAAATTGAAAAGTTGAAAAAGAAACCGCAAATCGTAATTGGAACACCAGGAAGAATGAACGAACTAATTAACCAGAAAAAATTAAAGATGCATCAAGTAAAAACGATTGTATTGGATGAAGCTGATCAACTGTTAGTACCCGAACATATATCTACTATCGATAAAGCTGTGAAAAGTACCTTGAGTGACCGGCAAGTACTCGTCTTTTCGGCAACTCTACCTAAAACAGTACAATCAAAGGCAGAAGAACTAATGAACAATCCTGAAATAATTCGAGTAGGCAAAGAAGATGATGATCGACCAAATGTAGAGTACATGTATCTTGTTAGTGAAGCGAGAGATAAGATTGAACCGCTACGAAAGCTGGTACGAAATCATGAAATGAAAGCACTTGTTTTCGTCAAAGACATTACAACGCTTTCGGTACTGGCAGAAAAACTAGATTATATGGGAATCCATGCAGGAGTTTTACATAGTGACTCCAACAAGCAAGAACGCGCTAAAGCAATTAAAGAATTTCGCGAAGGAAAATCTGAACTACTACTAGCTTCAGATGTTGCTGCAAGAGGATTAGATATTCCTGATTTAACCCATGTTATTCATATGGACTTGCCTAAAGATACGACACAATTTGTTCATCGCTCCGGAAGAACTGGGCGGTTAGGTTCTGACTCAGGAACCGTTGTAGCCATTGTCACGGAGAGTGAGGAAAGACAACTGCAGAAGTTTAGTCGCCAATTAAATTTAACTGTTTCAAAGAAAATCTTATTCAAAGGAAAATTAGTTAATTCAAAATAAAGTGAGACTTTGATCAGTGGGGGTTTTTGCCCCCCACTGATCATTAGCGAAACTTATCAGGGTGTTAGCGTCTGTTTACTCCCACTTAGCTTCTTTGTGATACTTGAAGTGGGAGTCTTACAGACGGTTAGCACCGTGATAAAGTGAAACTCTTGTTATTTTTCTAACACATGTCTATAATACCTCTAAAATGTTAAAACTCCTTCCTTCACGGGCGGTCACCTGTTGTAGTCAAAATTAAATCTTATCTTTTTTATTTTCAAACATACCTTTCTCTTCACGGGGGAGGTGATGCTGTAGAGGGGATAATGAGTAGGCTTCACAGGATATATTGCTCGCTTGACGGGATAAGTCATTCTTTCCCGCCAAACAGAGTAGGTATCCCGTGAAGCAAGAGAGTTATCAGTAAATAAAGCTTTATAAAAGCCTTTGGATGAACTTGGCTATTTGTAATGCACGACACCATTGCTAGCAATATAGTTAGTTGGAAAATTGAAATAGTATTGATATAATTCATACAAATCTATAATAAGGTGGGGTTGTTATGACTACAATTGCGTCAATTGTTCAAACGTTAGAAGACAGGAAATCGCTTCCACCTCTTTGTCCAGAGGAAACGTGGAAGCCCGAATTATCAAAGGAGATTAATGATTTATCCGAGGAAGAAATCACGGGAAAAACTGCTCCTTCAAGCCTTACTATCCTTGCAACTCGTTCTGGCTTATTGCTATGGAACGACGATCTTTACGCTTCACATGCGATTTCACAAAATATTTCAGAACCAATCGGTAGCTATTGGCACGGGATTATGCACCGACGAGAAGGTGACTTTGGCAACTCAAAGTATTGGTTTAGTAAGGTTGGCGACTCCCCAATTTTTGAAGAGTTGTATGAACAAGGTAAGAAAATCTATCCAAAAATAAAGGAATGGAAACAATGGAATCCTTCTCTTTTTATCGATGAGGTAGAAGAAGTAACGTCCAAAGGCGAAGAAGATACACAACGTGGCAAGCAATTACGACAGCTACAAGCACTAGAAATATCATTGTTATTACAATATAGCTTGCACCAGTAACAAATGAGATAAGGTACCAGGGCACCATATATGGACAAATGTCTTTTTATGGTGCCTGACCCCTTAAACATAACCTCTTTGCATTATTCTTCTTTTAACATTGAATACTTGCTATAAGCTTTATAATAACTTCTACCAAAAAGAACTACCATAAGTGCGGGAAGTAACTTCAAGAGGACAAATGGAGTTTCAAATAACAATGCCTTCCAAAATAATGCACCTTCCATACTCCAAAGACCTTCATGGTATAATTCAGAATCACTATACAACATAAAACAATATGCCAAACACAGCGTACCCAACCAAAATGAATAACCCATTAATCTTTTATAATAATTACCCCTTGATTGACGATCCGAGAAGATTTCATTTTGATTATCATCTTCTTTTTGCCAATACCTTATTCCAAGACAGGTCCCCTTTATATAGTTCCAACCGAAATCCTCATATATCCCTTTGTATTCAACGATCTTTTTCTTGGGTAAATAATCTTGATAATCAAGTCTCATAACATATCTCTTGTCAGTTTTTTCGAAAGTGTATATTCCTAATCCACTAATATTTGTACAGCGATAGCCTTTTTGTAATTGCTCGTTCAGCCATTGCTCTTCTTTTTCAATATTAAAAAATACTTTAAACCTCTTCATTTGATTCGCCTCCTTCATACAAGGATAAAATGTGCAATAGTCTTTCTTGTTCCATCTTCAAAATGGCGCTTCCTTCTGTCGTTATCATATAAATTTTTCTTCGACCTGAATTTCCAACAGGTTCAATCCAACCATGTTTATTCAAGTTTTCAATAGCACCGTATAATGTACCAGCCGCTAAAATAACGGAACCATTGCTTATTTCTTCAATCTTCTGCATTACTGCATATCCGTGGAGTGGCTCACGTAGAGCTAATAAAATATAATGCATGGTTTCAGACAACGGCAATAATTTGTGTTTCATTCTCTCATCCTCTATTCAGTTTAACTATACATTTCAACTTTATAGTAAATATAATACAGTTCAACTGTATAGTCAACAGCATTGTTAAAATTCATCGAAGGAAATTAAAGTACCTTTATAATTAGGCAAAAAAATCAATCTAAAAAAGTCGATTTCCCAACGCAAAGGAAATCGACTT includes the following:
- a CDS encoding DUF3892 domain-containing protein, translating into MDNQEFEKIFQDYKQQGEEQAQQEVPASGELGKEQIVAVRKNDEGDIIAFKTNSSRELDYVTAIDEAKAGKLEHVDVFHKYGRDIIRSEPDGIKENNLDQLDTF
- a CDS encoding DEAD/DEAH box helicase, which encodes MNKTQSLNEVLPDLKPFLQTTWDKSGYEKLTAIQLHTARFIINGKDIIAESPTGSGKTLAYLLPLLQQIDPTQKNTQVVILASSHELVMQINQEVQEWSRDSGIGSATLIGGANVKRQIEKLKKKPQIVIGTPGRMNELINQKKLKMHQVKTIVLDEADQLLVPEHISTIDKAVKSTLSDRQVLVFSATLPKTVQSKAEELMNNPEIIRVGKEDDDRPNVEYMYLVSEARDKIEPLRKLVRNHEMKALVFVKDITTLSVLAEKLDYMGIHAGVLHSDSNKQERAKAIKEFREGKSELLLASDVAARGLDIPDLTHVIHMDLPKDTTQFVHRSGRTGRLGSDSGTVVAIVTESEERQLQKFSRQLNLTVSKKILFKGKLVNSK
- a CDS encoding DUF2812 domain-containing protein; its protein translation is MKRFKVFFNIEKEEQWLNEQLQKGYRCTNISGLGIYTFEKTDKRYVMRLDYQDYLPKKKIVEYKGIYEDFGWNYIKGTCLGIRYWQKEDDNQNEIFSDRQSRGNYYKRLMGYSFWLGTLCLAYCFMLYSDSELYHEGLWSMEGALFWKALLFETPFVLLKLLPALMVVLFGRSYYKAYSKYSMLKEE
- a CDS encoding PadR family transcriptional regulator; translated protein: MKHKLLPLSETMHYILLALREPLHGYAVMQKIEEISNGSVILAAGTLYGAIENLNKHGWIEPVGNSGRRKIYMITTEGSAILKMEQERLLHILSLYEGGESNEEV